From the genome of Chloroflexota bacterium, one region includes:
- a CDS encoding diguanylate cyclase has product MASILVVEDDQAIAQMIKLILSKQGHSLRHVIDGRQALSVILEWLPDLIISDVMMPGMDGFAMAEQLQKSDLTKSIPIVFVTAMSQTENLSHGLNLGAVDYITKPFRALELEARVRSALRLKSAQDDLRRANAELTDLAMIDSLTELKNPRFVNEYLSQALPHSARYGEPLSILMIDIDHFKKVNDTHGHLVGNDVLKELAGILRNQARQADAVCRYGGEEFLVICPNTPLLAASSVSERLRVTVSCFNFPGVPWPLTVSIGIATYEPKRDRDANALIARADSALYLAKNEGRNTIREAP; this is encoded by the coding sequence ATGGCGTCCATCCTCGTCGTCGAAGATGATCAGGCTATCGCCCAAATGATCAAGCTCATCCTGAGCAAGCAGGGCCACTCCTTGCGCCACGTCATTGATGGGCGGCAGGCTTTGTCGGTCATCCTCGAATGGTTGCCCGACCTGATTATCTCAGATGTGATGATGCCCGGCATGGACGGCTTTGCCATGGCCGAGCAATTGCAAAAGAGCGACCTGACCAAAAGCATCCCCATTGTGTTTGTGACAGCCATGTCGCAGACCGAGAACCTGAGCCACGGCCTCAACCTGGGCGCGGTGGATTACATCACCAAACCCTTCCGGGCGCTGGAGTTGGAAGCCCGGGTGCGCTCGGCTCTGCGGCTCAAGAGCGCGCAAGACGATTTGCGCCGGGCCAACGCCGAACTGACCGATCTGGCGATGATAGACAGCCTGACCGAGTTGAAGAACCCGCGCTTCGTGAACGAGTATTTGTCACAAGCCCTGCCGCACTCGGCCCGTTACGGCGAACCGCTCTCCATTTTAATGATTGATATTGATCACTTCAAGAAAGTGAATGACACGCACGGCCACCTGGTGGGCAACGACGTTCTCAAAGAATTGGCCGGGATTTTGCGCAACCAGGCCCGTCAGGCCGACGCGGTTTGCCGGTACGGCGGCGAGGAATTTCTGGTCATTTGCCCCAACACGCCGCTCTTGGCCGCCAGCTCGGTGAGCGAACGCCTGCGGGTCACTGTGTCCTGTTTCAACTTTCCGGGCGTGCCCTGGCCGCTCACCGTCAGCATAGGCATTGCCACTTACGAGCCTAAACGTGACCGTGACGCCAACGCCCTCATCGCCCGCGCCGACTCGGCGCTGTATCTTGCCAAGAACGAAGGCCGAAACACGATCCGGGAAGCGCCTTAA
- a CDS encoding RHS repeat protein gives MFGSRSANSGNPCCFAATTKPSSPRAARPFESRRQSYIGAVPTQPTTTTTITYTYDPLYRLKRADYSDGSYFEFAYDPVGNRLSQIACLGASPCLPVTTTYTYDNANRLTSVSNQSTVNSYQYNGLGDRVSQTVNGVTTNSRGSLCITWVMRSGV, from the coding sequence ATGTTCGGATCGCGATCCGCTAATTCTGGAAATCCGTGCTGTTTTGCAGCGACAACCAAGCCAAGCTCACCGAGAGCGGCACGACCCTTCGAGTCCCGGCGGCAGAGCTACATTGGTGCAGTTCCAACCCAGCCAACGACGACCACGACCATCACCTACACCTACGACCCGCTGTATCGCCTCAAGAGAGCAGACTACAGCGACGGCAGTTACTTCGAGTTCGCCTACGACCCGGTGGGAAATCGCCTGAGCCAAATCGCCTGCCTGGGCGCTTCGCCCTGCCTGCCCGTCACCACTACTTACACGTATGACAACGCGAACAGGCTGACGAGCGTCAGTAACCAGTCAACAGTGAATAGTTATCAGTACAACGGCTTGGGCGACCGAGTCTCACAAACCGTGAACGGGGTGACGACGAACAGCCGGGGGAGTTTGTGTATCACCTGGGTGATGCGCTCTGGAGTGTGA